CTTGTTTTGCGTGATCGAGACAAAACCCTAAAGCCTTATCCCTTACCACTGTCCTAAATCCTCTCAAAGAACTTTTCAAAGCCCAACTTCTTGGACTTTTCCGTGGATCCTTCCGGAACCTTTTCGCTTGAAGCGGCTGCAAAGGTAAGAAAACCTTTAGCAAAACTCCAAGACTTTTCTTTATTTTTTATTTTCGAGCCGTTAACCCGAAAACCTTCCCGAAAGAAGCGGATGCAAAGGTAAAACCTTTTTCCCGTTATTTGCAAGCAACATTGTGAATTAATTTTCACTTATCCATTGTCGCTGTCAGGAAGCATTATCACCGCTCCCGTTGGAGTGGCTGGCCGCTGCGGGTGTTTCCCGTTTTGCGGAGTGCAAAGGTAGGAAAAAGTTATTGCTGTGCAAGACCTAGAATTGCATTCTGGAGATAATGAAAGTTAATAAAATATTAAATCATTCATTTTCTGAACTTTAAAATAGAAACTACTTCAAAGTTATTATTAAGCAAAGTACCATCACCTGTCTCCTACCTTTTTAATAAATACCACTTGATAATTTTACTCAAGAATCAAAACCCTGTAAATCATAGTTTTCAGTGATGTTAATACAAGTCTCACAACCAACCTTTGAAGAAATATTATTTCGGGTACACACAGTTTTACAAATGTAAAGTTGAGTCTTAGCTACAAGAACAAACTATTATTTCACTGAAGGTTGATTTTCAACAAACAGTACCTGACATACTTCAAATACTATAATAATCTTACAGAACATGCAAAAACTATTATTGCTACTTATTGCTATGCTATTCACATGCGGAATAGCCAATGCACAAGAACGGGTGGTCTCAGGAAGTGTCACTGATACCAATGGAGCTCCATTGCCAGGAGTATTCGTACTTGTAAAAGAATTTTCAGCAGGAACCACTACTGACTTCAATGGTAACTTTAAACTCTCACTAGACAAAGACGCTAAGCTACTTACCTTTAGATCTGTTGGCTATATGGAGCAAACGGTAGAGATTGGCAATCAAACTTCATTTTCTATAAAACTGGTTGAAGATGTACAACAACTTGGGGAAGTTGTGGTAACGGCACTAGGTGTTACAAGAGAGGAACGTTCTATTGGTTATGCAGTACAACAAGTCGATTCAAAAGACTTAGCAACCAAAGATCCAACATCAGTTATTAACTCTCTTCAAGGAAAAGTAGCAGGGGTACAGATCAAGTCTGCCTCTGGTGCTGTAGGTGGTAGTTCAAGTATGGTAATTCGTGGCTATTCCTCCCTATCAGGGTCAAACCAGCCTCTATTTATTGTAGATGGAACGCCAATAAACAATTACAATCTTGGCGCACCAACAAGTGGATATGACCTTGGAAATGGCGCACAAGACATCAACCCTGAAGATGTTGCAAGTGTATCAGTATTGAAAGGAGCCGCTGCAACCGCATTATATGGTAGTAGAGCAGCCAACGGTGTCGTTATCATCACTACAAAAAGTGGTAAATCCAGAAAGGGTTTAGGTATTGAAATCAACACAGGTATAACATTTGACAATATATATATCACACCAAACCTACAAAACGAATACGCTGGTGGTAGATCAATGGATACATTCGAATATAACCCGAGTGTTCATGGGCCAGAATGGGAGAAGTTTGATGGCGCTCCTGCTATTGAAACAGGACGTGATGAGAGTTGGGGACCAAAAATGGATGGTACACCCGTATTAATGTGGCATTCCTTTGTTCCTGAAAGTGAAACATACAACCAATTGGTACCACTTAACCCACAATCAGACAACTACAAAAAGATGTTTGATACGGGTATCACGACAACCAATAGCATTGCCTTTACAGGAGGTAATGAGACTTCACAATTCCGAATGGGAATTACAAACATCAACCAGAAAGGTATTGTTCCATTTACTAAGTTAGATAAAACAACCTTGTCCTTGAAGGCATCTTCTGATGTCAATAGGTTTATCAATGCCTTTGCAGCAGTCAACTATGTTAACCAAAAGACACGAAGACCTTTAACAGGTTACACAGAGAGTGGCTCTAATACCTCTTCTTTACGTACTTGGTCACAAAGACAACTGGATCCTGACATGCTCCGCAAATACACCTACTCCCCAAGTTTGGTTCAAGAAGTTGGTTGGAATATGCGTGACATTGGAGATGGTAGATTGTACACAAGGTGGTCCAATAACCCTTTCTGGTCAATGGAAAACATCTTTGCTAAAGACAAGAAAAACCGTATTTATGGTAATGCAGGTTTAAAGTTCAAACTGAATGATGCGCTTTCAATTACTACAACTGCAAGGACAGACCACTACTCAATGGAAGTAAATGAGCAGGTAGGTGTTGGAGGCGTATTAGGAACAGAAGATGCTTACTATAGCGAGTACATCAGAACATCAACAGAAAATAACTACGAAGCTATCGTCAATTACAATAAAAGGTTTAATGACAACATATCTGTCAATGCTATTCTTGGAGGTAATATCCGACAGGTCAATGCCCGTATTACAGGTGTAAATACAGGTAGTGATGGTATTATCCTTGACAACTTTTTCAATGTCAGAAACGCAGCCAACAAAGAGCTTGGTTTTGCTTCTTCTATTTACGAAAGCCAAATCAACTCAATCTTTGCAAGCGGATCTGTTGGTTATAAAGACATGCTCTTTTTAGATGCCAGCCACCGTATAGACTGGTCTTCTACCCTGCCAGTTGAAAACAACAGGTACGGGTACTCGGCTGTAAGTGGTAGCTTCGTATTCTCAGAGTTATTAAGTAATCAAGATATCCTATCATTCGGTAAACTTAGAGCTGGTTATGGTCAGGCAGGTAAAGATACAGACGCTTACCAACTCTATAAGACTTACACTACTGGAAATTACGGAGATTACTACACATTCAACCTTCCAAACCAGTTACCGAATTCAGACTTGGTTAATGAGCTTTCTTCAGAAATAGAGTTTGGCTTGGAAACACAATTCTTTAATGGTAGAGTCGGCTTAAGCGCTACATACTTTGACAAACGATCAAAGAATCAAATCCTAGATGTAAATATCCCTGCCGTATCAGGATTTACGAGTACAATTGTCAATGCTGGTGAAATACAAAACAGTGGTGTTGAATTGCTATTCAATGTAAAACCAATCGAAACAAAAGATTTTGACTGGAACCTATCATTCAATATTGCCAAATACAACAGCAAAATTATCGAACTGTTTGAAGGCATGGATGAGTATACCATTTCTCAAGGAGCGTCAAGAGCATGGGTAAAAGCAGAAGTAGGTAGCTCATGGGGAGACTTATATGTCAGAAATGGCTATAAATATGATGACAATGGCAATAGAATAGTTCAAAGCAATGGTCTTTATGCTAAATCTGATGAACCTGTCAATGTTGGTTCGGTATTGCCAGATTTTAACGGTGGCGTATTGACTTCATTCAGGTATAAAAGTGTCTCTCTAAGTGCTCAGCTGGACTTTGTAAGAGGTGGCATGATTTACTCCAATATCAACCTGTGGGGTGCTAGAGCTGGTACATCTGCAATGACTGTTGGTACCAATGACAATGGTATGAACTACCGTGACCCTATTGAAGAAGGCGGTGGATACAAAGCTGCTGGTGTTGTAATCAACGAGACAACAGGTCAATATGAAACGAACGAAACTTACGCATCTGCGTTTACATTCTTCCGTGACTTAACAGAATTGCCCGAAGCATTCGTATATGACGCAAGTTATGTCAAATTTAGAGAATTGAGTATATCCTATATACTTCCTAAAAAATGGACTTCTCAAATTGGTATTCCTACTGCATCAATTTCCCTAACAGGTAGAAACCTTGCTTTACTACACTCCAATACAGATGGCTTTGACCCTGAAATCAACACTACAACATCCAATGCTATTGGATATGAATCTGGTCAGTTCCCTTCTACTCGCTCAATTGGATTCAAATTAAACATCAAACTTTAATAAGAAATCAACATGAAAATGTTCAGATATATCAATGCTGCAACCATTGTAGCTTTCCTTTCGCTCTCCTCTTGTGATCATTTTGAGGAAATGAACGTAAGTCCAAACTTACCATCTGAAGTTGCCACTCCTGGTTTACTGTCTTCAGCGCAAGCTAGTATTGCAGGATCTTTCGCCACTGGTGGTTTTGGTTTTGTAGGCTCACAATACACCCAACAAATTTCGCAAGTAGAATACCCTGGATTCTCTAATTATGATGAATCTGGAGCTTCAAGTTTTGGTGGGCTTTATGCTGGTCCCCTTATCAACTTGGATGAGATGATCAAACTCTGCTCTGATGCTGAGATGACCGAGAGTCTGGCTAAATACGGAAACGTTCAGAATCAATTGGCCGTTGCCAGAATCATGAAAGCTTGGGCTTACCAAAATATCACAGATATTTGGGGAGATGTTCCCTACTCACAAGCATTGCAAGGTGAAAATGGGTTATTCCTTCCTTCTTATGACACACAGGAAGTTATTTACAATGATCTGCTTAAAGAACTTGATGAAGCGTCCAATGCATTAGATGCTAGCGCTCAACCAAGGTTACAAGGAGACATGTTCTTTAATGGGGATATTTCTATGTGGAAAAAGTTTGCCAACTCACTGAAACTAAGGATCGCATTAAGGTTATCAGAAGTGAACGACAGTAAAGCCAATGAATTGATCAACGACAATTCATTCGCAGATGTATTGTCTTCATCCGATGATATCGTACAACTTTTCCATTTGGAATCAGAGGCAGAATCAAACCCATTATACTACACCAACATCACGGCAAATGGTGGTGATGAGTTTATGATTTCTGAAGGCATGGTGGATTTACTGAAAAGTACCAACGACCCGAGACTATTGGTATACGCAGACACTACTGCTTCTAAAACAGATGACGGAGGATACTTCGGATTTCCGTATGGATTATCAGAAAGCGAAGTAGATTCTTATTCAGCTTCTTCTTACTCACAAATTGGGTCTTACTTCCTTGCACAAGAAGCGCCATCAGTTATTATGACTGCTGCAGAGGTTGAGTTCATTAGAGCTGAGGCAGCTGCCAGAGGATATATATCTGGAGGTACTGCTACAGCTTCTGAAGCTTACAACAATGCGATCAGACTCTCAATGGAACAGGTTGGCGTAGATTCAGAAATGATTGACGATTACCTAGCTCAACCTGAAGTTCAGTTTGACCAAAATATGTGGAGGCAACAAATTGGTGAACAAAAATGGGTTGCCTTATTTATGCAAGGTACTGAAGCTTGGTCTGAATGGAGAAGGTTAGACTACCCTAACCTCTCACCTAGTCCTAATGCTGTTATTTCTTCCATTCCAAGAAGAAGAGCATATGGCTCAAGTGAATATGCCTCAAACTCTACCAATGTCGAAGCTGCTGCCAGCAGAATTAATGGTGGAGACAGTTATACCTCAAGGGTATGGTGGGATAAATAATTAAAATTTGCGTTTTCTCCTATAAACCGAAGCATGGCATGGGTACCTTACCCTGCCATGCTTTTTTTTGGTTTAAAAAAAGCGACCGGAGAGAACTCCGGCCGCCTGAACCTATTATTGGTCCGCTCTGTCTGTACGTTACTTCAGGATAATCCTTTGAGTAGCAGTCTGACCATTAGAGATAGTTCTCATCAGGTATAGACCAGGTGCATTACCACTCAAATCAATCTGTTTCTCCTGTATTCCTGCTTCAATTACCGCTTCCAATACCACTTTACCACTTGCATCGAAGATACCTACCTTCGTTCCGTAAGTCGCATCAGGGATTATCACGTTAATCAAACCAGTAGTTGGGTTAGGATAGAATTCTACGTTTCCTGCATCGATTACCGATGTAACTCCACCTAGACGTGCATTGTTGTCGCCCAAGTAGTAAGTGAAGTATCCTCGGCATCCATTTACATCATGTACAATCAGTACATGCTTGCCATCTCCTGTACCATTGATATCGATGATACTAGTGTCAGTGCTACCTTCTACAGTTGAGCCATCAGGCTTTTTCAGAGTATAAGAGTAGCCAGCTTCTCCATTTGTGATTTCCACTTTCAGTCTGCCATCTCCTGAAGCCAGCACTTTTGCAGTCAGGTATGCACAATCTGTAGTAGGAGTTTCCTCTCTTGGAGTTTCTTCTCTTGGCTCTTCCTCTCTTGGAGTTTCCTCTCTAGGCTCTTCAGTAGTTCTGCCATCAATGTTGTATGTGAAGTATCCACGGCAACCCTTCTTGTCATACACGATCACAACTGTTCTACCTTCTCTCAGGCCAGACTCCTCAATGTACTTAGTCTCTGTTGTTCCTCCGAATGATGAACCATCAGATTCTTTCACTTCATATGTGTAAGGAGCTACACCATTCATGATCTCAACCTTAAGAGCGCCATTGTTAGCATAAACCGGTTTCGCACTTAGACGTTCGCATGGTTCTTCTTCACCTGGCTCTTCTCCTTCGTCACACTCTTTCACATGAGAGTATACCGTTCCTGTACATCCTGTGTGATCGTTTGTTACGAGTACAGTATACTTACCTACCATTGTAGCTGTGTAAGTTGGTGTATCAACACCTTCGATCAGCTCATCATTCTTGTACCAACGGTAAGAGTAACCGTCTGTCTTGATTTGCTCATTTACTTTTACACTTAGCAATACATCACCATCACACAGCTCAAAATGCATTGGCCAGATCGACAGGTTGAAATCTTTTCTTTCGTCATCAATGTATGACTCCAGCTCCTTATAACAACCAC
This portion of the Limibacter armeniacum genome encodes:
- a CDS encoding SusC/RagA family TonB-linked outer membrane protein, whose amino-acid sequence is MQKLLLLLIAMLFTCGIANAQERVVSGSVTDTNGAPLPGVFVLVKEFSAGTTTDFNGNFKLSLDKDAKLLTFRSVGYMEQTVEIGNQTSFSIKLVEDVQQLGEVVVTALGVTREERSIGYAVQQVDSKDLATKDPTSVINSLQGKVAGVQIKSASGAVGGSSSMVIRGYSSLSGSNQPLFIVDGTPINNYNLGAPTSGYDLGNGAQDINPEDVASVSVLKGAAATALYGSRAANGVVIITTKSGKSRKGLGIEINTGITFDNIYITPNLQNEYAGGRSMDTFEYNPSVHGPEWEKFDGAPAIETGRDESWGPKMDGTPVLMWHSFVPESETYNQLVPLNPQSDNYKKMFDTGITTTNSIAFTGGNETSQFRMGITNINQKGIVPFTKLDKTTLSLKASSDVNRFINAFAAVNYVNQKTRRPLTGYTESGSNTSSLRTWSQRQLDPDMLRKYTYSPSLVQEVGWNMRDIGDGRLYTRWSNNPFWSMENIFAKDKKNRIYGNAGLKFKLNDALSITTTARTDHYSMEVNEQVGVGGVLGTEDAYYSEYIRTSTENNYEAIVNYNKRFNDNISVNAILGGNIRQVNARITGVNTGSDGIILDNFFNVRNAANKELGFASSIYESQINSIFASGSVGYKDMLFLDASHRIDWSSTLPVENNRYGYSAVSGSFVFSELLSNQDILSFGKLRAGYGQAGKDTDAYQLYKTYTTGNYGDYYTFNLPNQLPNSDLVNELSSEIEFGLETQFFNGRVGLSATYFDKRSKNQILDVNIPAVSGFTSTIVNAGEIQNSGVELLFNVKPIETKDFDWNLSFNIAKYNSKIIELFEGMDEYTISQGASRAWVKAEVGSSWGDLYVRNGYKYDDNGNRIVQSNGLYAKSDEPVNVGSVLPDFNGGVLTSFRYKSVSLSAQLDFVRGGMIYSNINLWGARAGTSAMTVGTNDNGMNYRDPIEEGGGYKAAGVVINETTGQYETNETYASAFTFFRDLTELPEAFVYDASYVKFRELSISYILPKKWTSQIGIPTASISLTGRNLALLHSNTDGFDPEINTTTSNAIGYESGQFPSTRSIGFKLNIKL
- a CDS encoding SusD/RagB family nutrient-binding outer membrane lipoprotein, translated to MKMFRYINAATIVAFLSLSSCDHFEEMNVSPNLPSEVATPGLLSSAQASIAGSFATGGFGFVGSQYTQQISQVEYPGFSNYDESGASSFGGLYAGPLINLDEMIKLCSDAEMTESLAKYGNVQNQLAVARIMKAWAYQNITDIWGDVPYSQALQGENGLFLPSYDTQEVIYNDLLKELDEASNALDASAQPRLQGDMFFNGDISMWKKFANSLKLRIALRLSEVNDSKANELINDNSFADVLSSSDDIVQLFHLESEAESNPLYYTNITANGGDEFMISEGMVDLLKSTNDPRLLVYADTTASKTDDGGYFGFPYGLSESEVDSYSASSYSQIGSYFLAQEAPSVIMTAAEVEFIRAEAAARGYISGGTATASEAYNNAIRLSMEQVGVDSEMIDDYLAQPEVQFDQNMWRQQIGEQKWVALFMQGTEAWSEWRRLDYPNLSPSPNAVISSIPRRRAYGSSEYASNSTNVEAAASRINGGDSYTSRVWWDK